One Lutra lutra chromosome 7, mLutLut1.2, whole genome shotgun sequence DNA window includes the following coding sequences:
- the TMEM229B gene encoding transmembrane protein 229B yields MASAEPLTALSRWYLYAIHGYFCEVMFTAAWEFVVNFNWKFPGVTSVWALFIYGTSILIVERMYLRLRGRCPLLLRCLIYTLWTYLWEFTTGLILRQFNACPWDYSQFDFDFMGLITLEYAVPWFCGALIMEQFIIRNTLRLRFDKDAEPGEPGGPLALANGHVKTD; encoded by the coding sequence ATGGCGTCGGCCGAGCCACTGACCGCGCTGTCCCGCTGGTACCTGTACGCCATCCACGGCTACTTCTGCGAGGTGATGTTCACGGCCGCCTGGGAGTTCGTGGTGAACTTTAACTGGAAGTTCCCGGGAGTCACGAGCGTGTGGGCGCTCTTCATCTACGGCACGTCCATTCTCATCGTGGAGCGCATGTACCTGCGCCTGCGGGGCCGCTGCCCGCTGCTGCTGCGCTGCCTCATCTACACGCTCTGGACCTACCTGTGGGAGTTCACCACCGGCCTCATCCTGCGCCAGTTCAACGCCTGCCCCTGGGACTATTCCCAGTTCGACTTTGACTTCATGGGCCTCATCACCCTGGAGTACGCCGTGCCCTGGTTCTGCGGGGCCCTCATCATGGAGCAATTCATCATCCGCAACACCCTCCGCCTCCGGTTTGACAAGGACGCCGAGCCCGGGGAGCCCGGGGGCCCCCTGGCCCTGGCCAACGGCCACGTCAAGACAGACTGA